In Toxoplasma gondii ME49 chromosome X, whole genome shotgun sequence, a single genomic region encodes these proteins:
- a CDS encoding hypothetical protein (encoded by transcript TGME49_225270) has protein sequence MASLGGPTLLTTAEPRKHFSRASASVETFAGPGAFVLNGSAVREAAAGSCRIPAALDLERESRAASNSDAAPLSPGLRLTENSSSLVRSYREASSPRPAEDAANSHLRDFGAASAVRIPGHEDRPRSSHPLRRKATRPPTPLGRPDSARGMHTGLADSLSFSTSHCSTAPPASPSLAELPVFHRLLAQTEQEHRRRRQEKQLSHCQASRGSPATPPGEGTPVCSPESGNNARGSSADSSAFLRSLIWAVAEKASLSPASLKALDTLDDDASEPATLREFPGAPRGTADPPFLRHPCRPFSQGSTASSTGPAASDVWGEKRRDFAFGQENSPTDSRVFSISFRKESGGRGSNSDVVSITADSPDARTREVTLAAKRAGGERRTQSAVGGARGKAFFSPSSPDTAASWGASSELSAHGRPPDEAHESWRLSDSLPAVGLVSGSTPRVYIQRNRVDEWASHEEARVFLAQTTGSLAQSSAVQNPVSASFSGKIAFASLPSARPPLQKFCSRFGVGGDSPSSYVHLRVASSRSADGVACAAETAPASSPHRRASSWVDEEGKEAARDGVFGPSSGQKTFLRRSREEGEQNPASTLHAIHLLSNRQSGGGTSFSPSHHLAVSSPFGREKDFAADMLLRLSRLSEDVDRRWRLSSCVDGEAAREAGDGGRGAVRRRRASHENREDPPLSVSALRTSDSFTSLSRVRSVKTANTLSASAASWSRRSSSPRDSHLDVWNSFRDPPRHAVQSGGTCEPAGLSATSLFPDAGRVSAADGSPRDVSVEASFSGGGSCPNCVSSLPSALRDSHLDDWVSIQVRPEASPWASSRRLPPSTDAPAASLRSSAPKDLEPSLLPSGDGTFSSRASQLGRRQSPLHHEGASFLQASLRHVALQTEPATTAEEPLSAEDWSASFRGQDCAAGRVIMSMKATETNEHSAEASRRIRSAGDGRVASIEGLAEAPEARHFRRASTDSRAQGGNLYKEERGRHGFTFLEAACPGAAEGTSKEEAEGPDTSRVYVHPARPGDVRSAPELETRSGPVRQVHGEENFGEQHTSLFVSSGAPLPEKIVLLPRQLETLREEQKAIQRRQEQRREQQALQARKMQEIQRQQLALQALMSRVRLESQPLKAQPAFLSEVRAAPPEENSDFHNLPHSPQVPSAVSVQLEAALRKSIATSNAETGTHSREVGEEALKVCLHDAVRLHISGEGLSPLSFANGRNLELEEPRTTLLSGNLARDRRTWMQAEEVTKRGLSVPTGGELRRRKRAQVSRQLTTSPAEMLRSLSLSVRPDRRDEERDFNVAEGERGEGLRVGRVGGRAVQPAALHAETPGAPSITSIKRENSFAATRSAAEVREIKREGPVSIRRGEPVCAICQQKLQVPADAQETREGCTDPGRATRREGEDLKKQVSEGLRYATKNAELESASVDAAVSSTPQPRPLPAVSPLAPSPRPASPPPRGPRLGLFSSKFCVVNHLRGKDEEGEGSKGKQFPQGRRSGGSGGGEVGSKEILDARGARNALNISSGGSGRERRDTRGAIKTSTICKSCSGLAKQRLLVSNPSSNSTLGPSSQLSFRPLDSSVCSLSSSSSAVLGLVEDTLPPASGADCVESVKERAAAERVADLTAHLLSSVDSTETRCSSLLSSLPPLALSLLSSLHAPGSARLSGLLQHLLPPCTDTCGGDGDFRGKAREKKGGLSSSALPGQKKAEYSGQEVSPFPPEKRSERRKAGRPTASSRPLLQSTPSDVLPLLWTACGERTETKGSKERGELCSCNRGAYALADGSAEGFSVHHRATTREVKKEDERTGQKEQSEGARNANGETKGLSREEINSWEKFFDGERPLTLSALDVSSWAQPSKSGKKKNPASWQASFDEAGVKKLERSQQAAEKRHKREEKEKSAKERSGGVSSSLLALAEAPRDARKAMCQVYRQLLEVLVERLKQREASGTNLSTGEATEGHDTQEEADKTRAAQQKKGKARGPDRALLAELLPLLLLLSHEALRSDIPSENDRPKSDAEERQKSTSEVAAQVRGRESKRSEGERRGNSKEERADRRRGVSRREKKDFFPMPASNGLAHNRPEKRNPDRKSTHIKPSSPCGVERQRKREERKNGEGKDASAAARERKPVVTNNDFDFRPEEPRGRTSRDKSFRRERSYGQNKDEVYLHRERRDSSSAIEGREPRRRRSAMATGGPGVPISLESKEERHSRAANKSSRCADTWTKPAKTRSASKLRDEESVEQSADSHLKSPLWSRASSRVPVQAVLPEPLVRLPLPPGDVVDGFSLQGATGEGALRGDLFRHSHLFEEALRRKDRDEKRKKAAIRSKDLVDVDKVARGEAEGGGGATAKVPLTAVETAEDSSWKDGKEKHSLGNTGRRAPSRQLSTGHLTEECRNEKGQRQSRAANSRVVWKSREGPEKRGASPKNGGSEERTTESGTSRSSHTRASSPPQEFEESLWSRSSEKTAWTGRSRGRRSPLASSLERKRGFLMPPCPGGYSSSSANCQGSFVSSPEKSDRKSLREERRGPRDVEPDISRDIGASGSEDGARSRGASGASPARRHADRKNRRRERSKKKEDGRLLLDLLDSIQLFVDAETAKRAETHAALPPRDPADLQGEKRKGKEQRERSAATRETTEFTGAALWLADEGADRLETACIGGRSSAPLEKRATGCRTRPRIEETREKSEGRELGNASGETAASERCALKKSFAQDAFFANGEKKSLGLKSSGAPAHAMPAEAKPPPPSQEEWTESERKVEAFLQTRMRHGRACGLFPDPPHAAEHPQVFPSSASSTWWKETPAPCQLSSQEASLVLRGKVTAGKLSRRSAENKVQRPPERPHRGGVAGEELAQSRGEENEGEPPKATDEKETLSSQDRAATRLAPDFGIGFRELVLQDSEADGGERESRRSSAGGLSEFFTPLSASASSFAGVEATPHLKRDLRNSVPHASCLRKNSPSVALVARELPALSVSEGQQRKLRARDNGNKKGEGLWVKAGSETSLASRLGSSFPGPKAVGLGRSQSDAQALQRCLSYLRRLEGASRECLARPSESSLESSSEESASPASNGDRVDTHTYRYTGVPRFPSASSPHETASKTAKAATPVRPRPPASTANRDLAGSKKESGVVAEDPDGKDRRLDGGDAQRSRHWKKGRVASGAETGEQRLWTLEGSRAYSEAREEGKLCKPKGGLGFSATLARRNASKIGGLNAFRADLLEREDGPSGDSGDDAELRKRLSNSSSSSFPYAVLRSWAPTDAAE, from the exons ATGGCGTCTCTAGGCGGTCCGACGCTTCTGACGACAGCTGAGCCGAGAAAACACTTTTCTCGGGCTTCTGCGTCAGTCGAAACCTTTGCTGGACCCGGCGCGTTCGTGCTGAATGGCAGTGCCgtcagagaagcagctgcaggaTCCTGCAGGATCCCAGCCGCGCTGGACCTTGAGCGAGAGTCTCGGGCCGCGTCCAACTCAGACGCGGCACCCCTCTCCCCAGGGTTGAGGTTGACGGAGAATTCGTCCTCTTTAGTTCGATCTTATCGAGAGGCTTCCTCTCCTAGACCGGCAGAGGACGCCGCGAACAGCCACTTGCGCGACTTCGGGGCGGCGTCTGCAGTTCGCATTCCAGGCCACGAAGACCGCCCCCGGTCCAGCCACCCCCTTCGGCGAAAAGCGACTCGGCCCCCAACGCCTCTGGGGAGACCCGACAGTGCCAGAGGGATGCACACAGGCTTGGCAgactctctgtctttctccacttcccaCTGTTCGACGGCTCCGCCTGCTTCGCCAAGTCTCGCGGAACTCCCGGTCTTTCACCGTCTGCTTGCACAGACAGAGCAAGAGCAcaggaggcggcggcaggAGAAACAGCTGTCACACTGTCAGGCCTCTCGCGGCTCTCCCGCCACTCCGCCGGGAGAGGGGACACCTGTCTGCTCCCCGGAATCAGGCAACAATGCACGGGGGTCGAGTGCGGATTCGTCCGCTTTCCTGAGATCCCTTATCTGGGCTGTCGCGGAGAAggcctcgctgtctccagctTCCTTGAAAGCGCTCGACACACTTGACGACGATGCTTCAGAGCCGGCGACGCTCAGGGAGTTCCCCGGCGCCCCCCGGGGAACTGCAGACCCGCCGTTTCTCCGGCACCCGTGTCGGCCGTTCTCGCAGGGAAGCACTGCAAGCTCCACAGGTCCCGCCGCGAGCGATGTGTGgggggagaagcgacgagactTCGCCTTTGGTCAGGAGAACTCGCCGACTGACAGCAGGGTTTTTTCCATCTCTTTCCGCAAGGAAAGTGGGGGCCGGGGCTCCAACAGCGACGTCGTGTCCATCACGGCTGACTCTCCGGACGCTCGAACGCGTGAGGTCACCCTTGCAGCGAAAAGGGCAGGAGGTGagcgaagaacgcagagcgCTGTAGGCGGTGCTAGAGGAAaagcttttttttctcccagTTCGCCAGACACTGCGGCTTCATGGGGTGCCTCTTCAGAGTTGTCGGCCCACGGGAGACCTCCCGACGAGGCTCACGAAAGTTGGCGTCTCTCCGACTCGCTCCCCGCTGTCGGGCTTGTCTCAGGTTCGACacctcgggtgtacatacaacGGAACCGAGTCGACGAGTGGGCCTCCCACGAGGAGGCTCGCGTGTTTTTGGCGCAGACGACCGGCAGTCTCGCGCAGAGTTCGGCGGTGCAGAACCCCGTAAGCGCATCCTTTTCCGGAAAAATcgcttttgcctctctcccgtctgcCCGTCCTCCCTTGCAGAAATTTTGCTCCCGTTTTGGTGTAGGCGGAGACTCCCCGTCTTCCTATGTCCACTTGCGAGTTGCGAGCTCCCGAAGCGCAGACGGAGTCGCCTGCGCAGCCGAGACCGCACCAGCCTCATCTCCGCATCGGCGCGCTTCCTCCTgggtcgacgaagaagggaaagaggCTGCGCGAGATGGGGTGTTTGGACCGAGTTCCGGCCAGAAGACTTTTCTCCGACGCAGtcgtgaagaaggagagcaaaaCCCGGCTTCGACTCTCCACGCTATCCACCTTCTCTCGAACCGGCAGTCCGGAGGAGGCACGAGCTTTTCACCTTCGCACCACCTGGCAGTGTCTTCACCCTTCGGCCGGGAAAAAGACTTTGCTGCGGACAtgctgctgcgcctctctcgcctctcggaAGACGTCGACCGGCGCTGGCGACTCTCTTCTTGCGTAGATGGTGAGGCGGCgcgagaggcgggagacggCGGGCGGGGTGCCGTGCGGAGGCGCCGAGCTTCTCACGAAAACCGGGAGGACCCCCCGCTATCTGTCTCGGCCTTGCGCACTTCCGACAGCTTCACGTCGCTCTCGAGAGTCAGAAGCGTCAAAACAGCAAACACCCTGTCCGCATCTGCAGCCTCTTGGAGTCGCAGGAGCTCCTCTCCGCGAGACTCGCACTTGGACGTCTGGAACTCTTTCCGGGATCCCCCTAGACATGCGGTCCAAAGCGGAGGGACTTGCGAGCCAGCTGGCCTCTCTGccacttctctctttccagatGCGGGGAGGGTATCTGCGGCAGATGGGTCTCCCAGAGATGTCTCTGTGGAGGCCTCTTTTTCAGGAGGCGGTTCTTGCCCGaactgcgtttcttcgttgccCTCAGCTCTTCGGGACTCGCACCTGGACGACTGGGTTTCGATTCAAGTGCGTCCTGAGGCGTCGCCGTgggcgtcttctcgccgtttgCCGCCCTCAACTGATGCACCTGCAGCCTCGCTGCGCTCTTCTGCGCCGAAGGACCTCgagccttctctccttccatcGGGAGACGgcaccttctcttctcgcgcgagTCAGCTGGGGCGGAGGCAGAGTCCCCTGCACCATGAGGGGGCCTCCTTCTTGCAGGCCTCTCTGCGGCATGTCGCTCTCCAGACAGAACCCGCCACAACTGCAGAGGAGCCGTTGTCTGCCGAGGACTGGAGCGCCTCTTTCCGCGGGCAGGACTGTGCTGCTGGAAGGGTGATCATGTCGATGAAAGCTACGGAGACAAACGAGCACAGTGCGGAAGCTTCTCGGCGCATTCGCAGCGCCGGAGACGGACGAGTTGCTTCCATTGAAGGCCTTGCAGAGGCCCCAGAGGCGCGGCACTTCAGGAGGGCCTCCACGGACTCACGGGCGCAAGGCGGCAACCTCtacaaagaagagagagggcgcCATGGCTTCACCTTCTTGGAGGCGGCGTGCCCTGGTGCAGCGGAGGGGACAAGCAAAGAGGAAGCTGAAGGCCCGGACACCTCcagggtgtatgtacaccccgcACGCCCTGGGGACGTGCGGTCCGCGCCGGAGCTCGAGACGCGTTCAGGCCCCGTACGACAGGTTCATGGAGAGGAGAACTTTGGCGAACAGCACACTTCTCTTTTCGTGAGTTCCGGGGCGCCGCTTCCAGAGAAGATCGTTCTGCTTCCCCGTCAACTCGAGACACTCcgcgaagagcagaaggcgatCCAGCGCCGCCAGGAACAGCGGCGCGAGCAGCAGGCGCTGCAGGCTCGGAAGATGCAGGAAATCCAGAGACAGCAACTGGCTCTCCAGGCACTCATGTCGCGTGTGCGTCTCGAAAGTCAGCCCTTGAAAGCTCAACCAGCATTTCTTTCAGAAGTGCGCGCGGCGCCTCCTGAAGAGAACAGCGACTTCCATAACCTTCCCCACTCTCCACAGGTTCCTTccgcggtgtctgtacagctggAGGCGGCGCTCAGGAAAAGCATCGCAACAtcgaacgcagagacgggAACGCACTCTCGTGAAGTTGGAGAGGAGGCTCTGAAGGTATGCCTCCACGACGCGGTGCGTCTGCATATCTCTGGGGAAGGattgtctcctctgtccttCGCTAACGGGCGGAACCTCGAACTCGAGGAGCCCCGAACGACGTTGCTTTCTGGGAACCTCGCCCGCGACCGCCGCACCTGGATGCAAGCCGAAGAAGTCACGAAACGTGGGCTCTCTGTGCCGACGGGAGGGGAGCTGCGCCGCCGGAAGAGAGCCcaggtgtctcgacagctgACGACCTCGCCGGCAGAGATGCTGCGGTCACTCTCACTCTCCGTGCGACccgacaggagagacgaggagcgcGATTTCAACGTGgcggagggcgagagaggagaaggtcTGCGAGTGGGCCGAGTCGGCGGGAGAGCCGTGCAGCCCgcggcgctgcatgcagaaacacCAGGTGCCCCCAGCATTACTTCtataaagagagagaacagttTTGCGGCTACGAGATCGGCTGCTGAGGTGAGGGAGATCAAGAGAGAGGGGCCGGTCTCCATTCGACGTGGGGAGCCTGTCTGCGCGATCTGCCAGCAGAAACTGCAGGTTCCAGCGGACGCTCAAGAGACTCGCGAAGGTTGCACGGATCCGGGAAGAGCGACACGACGCGAGGGCGAGGATCTGAAGAAGCAGGTTTCAGAGGGCCTCCGTTATGCTACGAAGAACGCAGAACTCGAGTCTGCTTCTGTGGATGCCGCCGTTTCTTCCACCCCGCAGCCTCGTCCTCTGccggctgtctctccactcgcGCCGAGTCCACGACCggcgtcgccgccgcctcgaGGTCCCCGTCTGGggctcttctcttcaaaATTCTGCGTCGTGAATCATTTGCGTggaaaggacgaggaaggagaagggtCGAAAGGGAAGCAGTTTCCTCAAGGGCGAAGATCTGGGGGGtcaggaggaggcgaggtGGGCAGCAAAGAGATCCTGGACGcgcgaggagcgagaaacGCCCTGAACATATCCTCTGGCGGTtctgggagagagaggagagacacgcgaggAGCGATAAAGACGTCGACGATCTGCAAAAGTTGCTCGGGGCTTGCCAAGCAAAGACTGCTGGTTTCGAACCCTTCTTCGAATTCGACTCTCGGTCCCAGTTCGCAGCTGAGTTTCCGTCCGCTCGAttcgtctgtctgttctctctcttcctcttcgtctgccgtGCTGGGTTTGGTCGAAGACACTCTTCCTCCAGCCTCAGGAGCAGACTGTGTTGAGTCGGTGAAAGAACGAGCTGCGGCGGAGCGTGTGGCTGATCTCACTGCGCATCTGTTGTCTTCTGTGGACTCCACGGAAACGCGGTGTTCGagcctcctttcttcgcttccaccCTTGGCGCTCTCGCTGCTTTCATCTCTCCACGCTCCCGGCTCTGCTCGCCTCTCTGGCCTTCTCCAACACCTTCTTCCCccgtgtacagacacctgtGGAGGCGACGGGGACTTTCGCGGcaaggcgcgagagaagaagggcggCCTCTCATCGTCTGCGCTGCCAGgacagaaaaaggcagaATACAGCGGACAggaagtgtctccttttcctccggAGAAAAGATCAGAACGCAGGAAAGCGGGGCGACCGACAGCCTCTTCGCGGCCGCTGCTCCAGTCGACGCCGAGCGACGTCCTGCCGCTGCTGTGGACGGCGTGTGGGGAGAGAACGGAAACAAAGGGCAGCAAGGAAAGAGGGGAACTCTGTTCTTGCAATCGCGGGGCATATGCGCTGGCGGATGGGTCGGCGGAAGGCTTCTCTGTTCACCATCGAGCGACGACGCGCGAGGtcaaaaaagaagacgaacggaCGGGGCagaaagagcagagcgaaggagCGCGAAATGCGAACGGGGAGACCAAGGGACTTTCGAGAGAGGAAATAAACAGCTGGGAGAAGTTCTTCGATGGCGAACGGCCCCTGACGCTCTCAGCCTTGGACGTGTCATCGTGGGCGCAGCCTTCAAAgtcggggaagaagaaaaacccCGCCTCGTGGCAGGCTTCTTTCGATGAGGCAGGCGTTAAAAAGCTTGAGAGGAGTCAGCAggctgcagaaaaacggcACAAAcgggaagaaaaggagaaatcCGCGAAGGAGCGCAGCGGcggcgtctcttcgtcgttgcTGGCGCTCGCCGAGGCTCCACGCGACGCGCGAAAGGCCATGTGTCAGGTGTACAGGCAGCTGCTGGAGGTGCTCGTGGAGCGgctgaagcagagagaagcgtcggGGACGAATCTCTCGACTGGAGAGGCCACAGAAGGCCACGACacgcaggaagaagcggacaaGACTCGCGCAGCGCAGCAAAAAAAGGGAAAGGCTCGCGGACCAGACCGGGCCTTGCTCGCCGAACTTCTGCCgctcctgctgcttctcagTCACGAAGCGTTGCGGTCGGACATTCCGAGCGAGAACGACCGGCCAAAATCAGACgccgaggagaggcagaagtcGACGAGCGAGGTGGCTGCACAAGTGCGCGGGCGAGAAAGCAAGAGGTCGGaaggagagcggagaggaaactcgaaagaagagagagccgaCAGGCGTCGCGGGGTCtccagacgcgagaagaaggacttTTTTCCTATGCCGGCCTCCAACGGACTCGCTCACAACCGGCCGGAGAAACGAAACCCCGACAGGAAGAGCACGCACATCAAGCCAAGCAGTCCCTGTGGGGTGGAGAGACAACGGAAacgggaagagaggaagaacggcgaagggaaggacgcgagtgctgcggcgagagagaggaaaccggTTGTCACCAACAACGACTTTGATTTCCGCCCAGAAGagccgcgaggaagaaccTCCCGCGACAAGTCCTTCAGACGCGAAAGATCCTACGGGCAGAACAAAGATGAAGTGTACTTACACCGCGAGCGACGGGACAGCAGCAGCGCGATCGAGGGCCGGGAGCCACGCCGCCGTCGTAGCGCCATGGCGACAGGTGGACCCGGGGTGCCGATTTCGCTCGAGAgtaaagaggagagacactcgaggGCAGCGAACAAGTCCTCGAGGTGTGCAGACACCTGGACGAAGCCTGCGAAGACACGTAGTGCGTCGAAgctgagagacgaagagagcgtTGAACAGAGCGCAGATTCTCACTTGAAAAGTCCATTGTGGAGCCGAGCAAGCTCTCGAGTCCCTGTGCAAGCGGTCCTTCCGGAACCGCTTGTCCGTCTCCCTCTACCCCCGGGGGACGTTGTCGacggtttttctctgcagggaGCCACAGGCGAAGGCGCGCTGAGGGGAGACTTGTTTCGACACAGCCATCTTTTTGAGGAAGCGTTGAGAAGGAAGGACagggacgagaagagaaagaaggccgCAATTAGGTCGAAGGATCTCGTCGACGTGGACAAGGTTGCGCGTGGGGAAGCGGAGGGCGGAGGTGGCGCGACAGCCAAGGTTCCCTTGACTGCTGTAGAGACAGCTGAGGATTCTTCGTGGAAGGACgggaaagaaaaacataGCCTCGGAAACACCGGGCGTCGAGCGCCCTCGAGACAACTCAGCACAGGCCATTTGACGGAGGAATGcaggaacgagaaaggacagagacagtcgCGAGCTGCAAACTCTCGGGTCGTctggaagtcgagagaagggccggagaaacgcggggCTTCACCGAAGAacggaggcagcgaagagcgGACGACGGAGTCGGGTacttcgcgttcttctcacACTCGGGCCTCAAGCCCCCCCCAGGAGTTTGAGGAGAGTTTGTGGAGTCGAAGTTCGGAAAAAACAGCGTGGACCGGCAGATCGAGAGGTCGTCGGTCCCCCTTagcttcctctctcgaaCGCAAGAGAGGGTTTCTGATGCCGCCGTGCCCGGGCGGATATTCGAGCAGCTCTGCGAATTGTCAGGGCTCCTTCGTGTCTTCTCcagaaaagagcgacaggaagagcctccgcgaagagagaagaggacctCGGGACGTGGAGCCTGACATCTCCCGCGATATCGGGGCTTCCGGGTCCGAGGACGGGGCGCGGTCACGGGGGGCGTCGGGCGCCTCTCCAGCTCGGAGACATGCggacaggaagaacagaCGTCGAGAACGatcgaaaaagaaagaagacggtAGACTTCTGCTTGATCTGCTGGACTCCATTCAGCTCTTCGTCGACGCAGAAACTGCGAAACGCGCCGAGACACATGCCGCCTTGCCCCCTCGAGACCCCGCGGATCTTCAGGGcgaaaagaggaagggaaaaGAGCAAAGGGAGCGATCGGCGGccacgagagagacaacagagttCACAGGGGCGGCTCTGTGGCTGGCGGACGAGGGTGCAGACAGGTtggagactgcatgcatcggcgGAAGGTCCTCTGCACCgctcgagaagagagcgacggggTGTCGCACACGTCCCAGGAtagaggagacacgagagaaatCAGAGGGAAGAGAACTGGGGAACGCGTCAGGCGAGACTGCTGCGTCTGAGCGTTGTGCTCTCAAGAAATCTTTCGCTCAGGACGCGTTCTTCGcgaatggagagaagaaatctcTCGGACTCAAGAGCAGCGGTGCCCCGGCGCATGCGATGCCAGCCGAGGCCAAGCCGCCCCCCCCGTCCCAAGAAGAATGGACAGAGAGTGAACGGAAGGTGGAGGCGTTTTTGcagacgcgcatgcgtcaCGGTCGCGCGTGTGGGCTTTTTCCAGACCCTCCGCATGCGGCGGAACACCCTCAGGTCTTTCCCTCGAGCGCGAGCTCCACCTggtggaaggagacgccggcGCCATGTCAGCTGTCCTCTCAGGAGGCCTCTCTTGTGCTGCGAGGGAAGGTGACAGCGGGGAAGctgagcagaagaagcgcggaaAACAAGGTGCAGAGACCCCCCGAACGACCTCACAGGGGGGGAGTTGCGGGAGAGGAACTCGCTCAAAGTCgcggcgaggagaacgaaggagaaccGCCAAAAGCCACAgatgagaaggagacactcaGTAGTCAGGACAGAGCCGCGACTCGCCTCGCGCCCGACTTTGGCATCGGGTTCAGGGAACTCGTTCTGCAAGACAGCGAGGCCGACggaggcgagcgagagagtcgcagaagcagcgcaggGGGCTTGTCAGAGTTCTTCActcctctctcggcctctgcttcttccttcgcagGAGTGGAGGCGACGCCGCACCTGAAACGCGATCTCCGAAACTCTGTGCCTCACGCATCCTGTCTTCGAAAGAATTCGCCGTCTGTCGCCCTCGTAGCCCGAGAGCTCCCCGCCTTGAGTGTCTCCGAgggacagcagagaaagctCAGAGCCCGTGACAAcggaaacaagaaaggagaaggtcTGTGGGTAAAGGCCGGAAGCGAGACTTCCCTCGCGAGTCGCCTCGGCTCATCTTTCCCAGGGCCAAAAGCCGTGGGGCTTGGGCGCAGCCAGTCAGACGCCCAG GCCCTCCAGAGGTGCCTGTCCTATCTAAGACGATTGGAGGGCGCGTCCAGAGAGTGTTTAGCTCGACCTTCGGAGTCGAGCTTGGAGTCCAGCAGTGAGGAATCGGCGTCGCCTGCcagcaacggagacagagtcgacacacacacatatcgCTACACCGGTGTGCCGCGTTTCCCTTCTGCCTCATCCCCCCACGAGACTGCttcgaagacagcgaaggctgCAACTCCTGTACGACCAAGGCCACCGGCTTCGACGGCGAATAGAGACCTCGCGGGCTCTAAAAAAGAGTCCGGAGTTGTCGCTGAGGACCCGGACGGGAAGGACCGGAGGCTGGATGGCGGAGATGCGCAGCGGTCTCGACATTGGAAGAAAGGTCGGGTCGCGAGTGGCGCCGAGACCGGTGAACAGCGACTTTGGACTCTCGAAGGTAGTCGGGCATATAGcgaagcaagagaggaaggaaaacttTGCAAACCCAAAGGAGGTCTAGGGTTTTCGGCGACTTTGGCGCGAAGAAATGCTTCGAAGATTGGGGGCTTGAACGCGTTCAGAGCCGATCTtttggagagagaagacgggcCCTCAGGCGACTCTGGAGATGACGCTGAG CTTCGAAAGCGGCTTTCGAACTCTTCGAGCTCGTCTTTCCCATACGCTGTCTTACGGTCTTGGGCACCCACAGACGCTGCAGAGTAG